The Sceloporus undulatus isolate JIND9_A2432 ecotype Alabama chromosome 7, SceUnd_v1.1, whole genome shotgun sequence genome segment gatatgtgccttcaagtcaactctgacttatggcgaccttaccCTGGGATGATTTTGATATGATTTATtaaaaggaggtttgcctttatcTTCCTGTGATTTCTGGACTACCATCCCCAGAATCCTTCCCAACGAGCACAGACAGTATCCATGTTGACTAGGGGGGAGGGTTGAGAGTTGTAGTTCCTGAAAGCAATGTTTCAATGTAAGGCATCTCTGCGTGGCATAGTAATCAGACCATGAAGGCTACTATGCCCCTTCTGGCCTCCCCAGCACCAAGAGTTCAGTGGCAGACTGCTGTAAAGACTATGAGACTATGACTTGAACCGAAGACCAGCCTGTGCAGAGAGTagcaccccttccttccttccttcagctgCATGTTCTGCTCCTTGCTGGGAAACATTCTGGGCACTGTGATGTCACAGCCTGTCCTGGAATCCTGTGTGAGGCTCTGCCCACCTGGAGGCTGGCCTAGCCAGCTTTCTCCTAGCCAGGCTGGCTCCCCAGAGGGTGTAAGGGATCGGGCAAAGGACCCCCATTATGCAACTGGCTTGCCTATTCTTCCTTAGCGTTGTTGCTTTGTGTTCATGTGAGTCTTGCGGCTGgctctgctgctcctcctcctcccgctgtGGGGGATCTTTCCACCCACCCAGCCACCCCCACCATGGGGAAGGTAGGGTGCTACTGTGGACCATGTTGGCATGCTGCTCCATCCTGCCCAGGATGGTCTGCAGGGaatggcagcagcagctccagaGCTTCAGAGCAGGGGTTTTCCCCAGCCCTAACTGGAAATGCTGGGGATTGAACCCAGGACCTCCTGTGTGAAAGGCAGGTCCTTTCACATTGGGCTGTGACAATGGTAACTGAGCAGCCATTGCAATGCCTTCAGACAGCAGATTCTACCTGTAAGCTCTGTGCTGCAAGGAGAAGCATTCCTTTTGCCTTGGGGCTGGTAGGAGCCGGAGCCAGCAATGGAGGGAGAGGATGCCTTGCCAAGGTGCTCAAGGGAATGTTCAGTCCTCCTCATGCTAAGTCAACGGAGAGATGTCAGAGAGAGTCCCACAGGAGGGTTGTTACCACTGGAACGTCCCTGGTCAAGACTTGTAAGGCCTGTTGAGCAGATGGAAGGAATGCCCAAGAGAAAGTGTGAAATAGCTGAAAGTCTATTTTGGTGGAGAAAGCAGGGAAGGAAATGGGGAAACCTCTCAGTGAGTGTCATGGTTTTAATTGAGAGCTGATTCCTCTGCTTTTGCTTTCCAGTGAAAATAAGCAGAGCAGAGATACCTCACGGTTTCGATCTCCTGTTGAACGGTTCAAATGAAGGAGAGACAGAAGACAATGATATCATCGTCCGGAGAGCTGTGCGGAAGGTGAGCAAAGGGATTTTGTTCTTTTGCTTAAAGCCCGCTGCTTGTGGATTGGCACCCAGCTGGGGGTTGATCCGTAATGCAGGACAAAAGAGGTGGGGTGTCCTTACAGttgcccttcccttcccccagGTTGCATTTTTGGGTGGCCAGCAGCCTGAAACAAAAGAGAACCTCCCCCCTGAGGAACCCCTTCCCCAGATACAGGAGTGGCATCTCCTTCCTAAATACACATTTGTATAAAGGTTTTACAAGGTCTGACGGGATATTCTGCAACATTTCTTTGCAGACTCTCTTAGATGTGCATTATTTTTTATGCGTTATGCTCCGTATAAATAGATGCACCGACTGTGTCTCTCTGTGTCAAAAGAGAGCCAAGGCAGCCGATAGTCCAGCCCAGCTCTCTTGTGGCTGCAGGCCAAGGGGAGGGGCACATAATTCACAAAGTTCTGATTATTTCCGACAGTATCCAGAAGATTCTGAGGACATAGGTATTGGGCACCGGCAGGCCTCAATACGAGGTAAGGCACCCCCACAGCCCCACACTGGCACTGTAACTGTTCAGGGAGGTTCTGGATCATGTTACCCTTCTCCTGTTATGGGGCAGCGGTGACAGACGCAAGAGGCATTCCTACCTCTGTCACTAAAGTGGGGAGGTATGGGGAGACCTTTGGCGCCAGTGAGACAGGATTGCACACAGGGTGGTGCGGGGAACTATAAAGGTGTGGGAAGTTGTATCTGACCATTTGTTTTATCTAGTTTTGGGCAGAGAAGGTGTTTTCATCCTTGCCATGaacatttagttatttatttattggaatatttctATTAATCTAAAGAtttcagggtggcatacaataaaatcaacttcaTCACTTTACAAGAATACTAGCAAAAATGTTTAGAAGAGGGTggtccttcttgggaggtttttaaacagaggagagGTAGCCAGCTGTGtcaaggggttggattagatggctgTGGTAGTCCTTTCAGGTTCTGTCATTTTGCAATTTCATGTGAAGCAGGTGCCCTCAGGACTGGGCCAGGGCCTCTTTTTGCAGTTTCCATACAGTCCAGGAGAGGAGGGACTGAAGGGtcttctgccttttccttccctccctccctccctgtgctTTGCATTGCAGTGTCGCCAGTAGAGTGCAACTGCCCTGAGGTGCTGGCCAAAGGCACTCTGGTGGCCATTGTGGCTGCCTTGGCCTTCCTGAGCTTCTTTTCCATCACGATTCTCCTGGTGGTGGCCATCTGCATCCTGCGCCTGGTGGAGAAGCAGAAGTGAGTGGGTAGCCCTCCAAGAGACCAGTtgagctatggggggggggggggttggtgttttggggccggggggggggggggtgacattggTGACACAGAGGCAGTTGTGCTCCTCTGAGCAGTGAGGTTCTGTGGCCCCCTTCGTGCTCACAGGCACTTTGTTCCCTCTTCCTCTTGATttcaaggaaaaaggagaaagaggagaagccgGCCCGCTCTTCGCACCGGAGACTGGTCCCTCCTGTTCCGTAAGTGGATCCAAacgaggcagggatggcaggggctTCCTGGTCATGAGGAAGGAAGTGTTGCTCTTCCCTGTGTTAAAATTTAGCACAATGATTTGCCCTCTCTAGATTCTGGGTTGGTAGGGGGACACTGCATGTAaagggttggtgtgtgtgtgagagtgagtcAGTGAGTGCCTTTCAGCCCCACTTGTTGTAGCACAAGGGTCTTCTCTGTGTGGTTGCAGGCCCCCCCGCCCGGAGCATACGTACATGACGGTGCAGCCTTTGCACGGATATGAACGGCTCCACCCAGCCTCCCCGTGAGTACCAGAACGTCCTGCTCTGCCCACCCTCACTGCTCCAGAGAATCATCATTTTAACCAAAGATGAAAATTACACCTAATTCTCATGAAGCAGTTGTCCAGTTTGTGCCACAGTGCTGCACTTCCCCCCATCACAGTAGCACCAACTGACTGGTCCCTGATTTCTGGGGACCACATGAAGCCTCCCTGGGACTGTACGATTAAACACTGCAGGGGCTGTTGTGTCATCTGCTGAACACAGACTAACACCATTGCCACCCACTGGAGAAGTGGTgtttcctcccatcc includes the following:
- the LOC121936330 gene encoding uncharacterized protein LOC121936330, with translation MQLACLFFLSVVALCSLKISRAEIPHGFDLLLNGSNEGETEDNDIIVRRAVRKTLLDVHYFLCVMLRINRCTDCVSLCQKRAKAADSPAQLSCGCRPRGGAHNSQSSDYFRQYPEDSEDIGIGHRQASIRVSPVECNCPEVLAKGTLVAIVAALAFLSFFSITILLVVAICILRLVEKQKKKEKEEKPARSSHRRLVPPVPPPRPEHTYMTVQPLHGYERLHPASPRAARGIYLSASELHPGPRVHREKGYQSASVTPPGAKSTRENEYIGPDPAPSLSTPPLDKSYTSADKTGSQTGSIQDTVRSPLLSPKGRDNHIYEEVE